Proteins encoded by one window of Kribbella flavida DSM 17836:
- a CDS encoding proline dehydrogenase family protein: protein MLRRVLLGVSRSPQIKNAVSSLPVSSGIVARFVAGETAPEAVLATEKLVSNGLNVTLDHLGEDTTDLATASATADAYVELLKQLAAAGLTQHAEVSVKLSAVGQALPGDGEKIALENARTICLAARNAGTTVTLDMEDHTTTDSTLGILHELRKDFPETGAVLQAYLRRTEADCVDLAYAGSRVRLCKGAYKEPESVAFQNKQAVDKAYVRAMKVLMNGDGYPMIASHDPRLIAIAGSLAARANRSRDSFEYQMLYGIRPEEQLRLAREGNTVRVYIPYGADWYGYLVRRLAERPANLQFFARSLISKK, encoded by the coding sequence GTGCTTCGCCGAGTTCTGCTGGGCGTGTCCCGCAGTCCCCAGATCAAGAACGCCGTCTCGTCGCTGCCGGTGTCCAGCGGCATCGTCGCGCGGTTCGTCGCCGGCGAGACCGCGCCGGAGGCCGTGCTGGCTACCGAGAAGCTGGTCAGCAACGGGCTGAACGTCACCCTCGACCACCTCGGCGAGGACACCACCGACCTGGCGACCGCGAGCGCGACCGCCGACGCCTACGTCGAGCTGCTCAAGCAGCTGGCCGCCGCCGGCCTGACCCAGCACGCCGAGGTCTCGGTGAAGCTGTCCGCGGTCGGCCAGGCGCTGCCCGGCGACGGCGAGAAGATCGCGCTGGAGAACGCGCGCACGATCTGCCTGGCCGCTCGCAACGCCGGCACCACGGTGACCCTCGACATGGAGGACCACACCACCACCGACTCGACGCTCGGGATCCTGCACGAGCTGCGCAAGGACTTCCCGGAGACCGGCGCGGTGCTGCAGGCCTACCTGCGCCGGACCGAGGCGGACTGCGTCGACCTCGCGTACGCCGGGTCGCGGGTGCGGCTGTGCAAGGGCGCGTACAAGGAGCCGGAGTCGGTCGCCTTCCAGAACAAGCAGGCCGTCGACAAGGCCTACGTGCGGGCGATGAAGGTGCTGATGAACGGCGACGGCTACCCGATGATCGCCTCGCACGACCCGCGGCTGATCGCGATCGCCGGTTCGCTGGCCGCCCGCGCCAACCGGTCCCGGGACAGCTTCGAGTACCAGATGCTCTACGGCATCCGCCCCGAGGAGCAGCTCCGGCTGGCCCGCGAGGGCAACACCGTCCGGGTCTACATCCCGTACGGCGCCGACTGGTACGGCTACCTGGTCCGCCGGCTGGCCGAGCGCCCCGCCAACCTGCAGTTCTTCGCCCGCTCGCTGATCAGCAAGAAGTAG
- a CDS encoding DUF695 domain-containing protein, producing MRIFKRRPVADPIEAFWGWWSAAGAEQVAAAVARKDPAATSGVLSEHVRAIDPGLDWELGPGLHAEHTLVVTAAGDPATRATARRWLRAAPPSDRLWEYADLRRPSPAVTIQFEGLPPVVSDEALVTIEPDERAAAVHVGVHHPAFARLPDEAQRRITFLLLDLSLGEEMTETWVGAVETLVDPPEGLVPITELLPAVAAFAAGFTTDTGDPTWRLLEGFVEGRRLIATTEVPLRSIRLPHLDTHVGVTISYPTGRDDGLPDADMLDQLRDLEDHLTRRLGDSGRLLAHETMAGARTLHYYVDGSTPAPAQLHAATTGWPHGHVSLTTSPDPGWQNLSHLGS from the coding sequence ATGCGCATCTTCAAGCGGCGGCCGGTGGCCGACCCGATCGAGGCGTTCTGGGGCTGGTGGTCGGCCGCCGGCGCCGAGCAGGTCGCGGCCGCCGTCGCACGGAAGGACCCGGCGGCCACCAGCGGTGTGCTGTCCGAGCACGTGCGCGCGATCGACCCCGGCCTGGACTGGGAGCTCGGTCCAGGTCTGCATGCCGAGCACACCCTGGTCGTCACCGCGGCGGGCGATCCGGCGACCCGCGCGACCGCCCGGCGCTGGTTGCGCGCGGCCCCGCCGTCCGACCGGCTCTGGGAGTACGCCGACCTGCGCCGTCCCTCGCCGGCCGTGACCATCCAGTTCGAGGGTCTGCCGCCGGTGGTCTCGGACGAAGCGCTGGTCACCATCGAGCCGGACGAACGGGCCGCCGCCGTGCACGTCGGCGTTCACCACCCGGCGTTCGCGCGGCTGCCCGACGAGGCTCAGCGGCGGATCACCTTCCTGCTGCTGGACCTGTCGCTCGGCGAGGAGATGACCGAGACCTGGGTCGGCGCGGTCGAGACGCTGGTCGATCCCCCGGAGGGCCTGGTGCCGATCACCGAACTGCTGCCCGCGGTCGCCGCCTTCGCCGCCGGCTTCACCACCGACACCGGCGACCCGACGTGGCGGCTGCTCGAAGGCTTCGTGGAGGGCCGGCGGCTGATCGCGACCACCGAGGTGCCGCTGCGCTCGATCCGGCTGCCGCACCTGGACACCCACGTCGGCGTGACGATCAGCTACCCGACCGGACGCGACGACGGCCTACCCGACGCGGACATGCTGGACCAGTTGCGGGACCTGGAAGACCATCTGACCCGGCGGCTGGGCGACTCCGGCCGGCTGCTCGCGCACGAGACGATGGCCGGCGCCCGGACCCTGCACTACTACGTCGACGGCAGTACGCCGGCCCCCGCGCAGCTGCATGCCGCCACCACCGGCTGGCCGCACGGACACGTCTCCCTCACCACCAGCCCCGATCCCGGCTGGCAGAACCTGAGCCACCTCGGCAGTTGA
- a CDS encoding ABC transporter permease encodes MTPRVSFAVAARVLAQLRRDHRTVAMLILLPALLVSLMWWMFTDAPATFDRVGGPLLAVFPSIIMFVVTSVATLRERAGGTLARLFTLPMGKLDFLLGYALAFALIAVVQAGVVVTIALYALDLDIRGAAWQLAVVAVLDGILGTALGLLASAFAATEFQAVQLMPAVMIPQLLLCGLLVPRDRLPGVLEAVSDVLPLSYAVDAVAGVAAGNGFGNGAGTDALVVAGFIVGALVLGAATLRRRTA; translated from the coding sequence ATGACACCGCGCGTCTCGTTCGCCGTCGCGGCCCGGGTGCTGGCCCAGCTGCGCCGGGACCACCGCACGGTCGCGATGCTGATCCTGCTGCCGGCTCTGCTGGTCAGCCTGATGTGGTGGATGTTCACTGATGCGCCGGCCACCTTCGACCGGGTCGGTGGGCCGCTGCTGGCGGTGTTCCCGTCGATCATCATGTTCGTCGTCACGTCGGTGGCGACGCTGCGGGAGCGGGCCGGCGGCACGCTCGCGCGACTGTTCACGCTGCCGATGGGCAAGCTGGACTTCCTGCTCGGCTACGCGCTCGCCTTTGCGCTGATCGCCGTCGTCCAGGCCGGGGTGGTGGTGACGATCGCGCTGTACGCCCTGGATCTCGACATCCGTGGCGCGGCCTGGCAGCTCGCGGTCGTCGCCGTTCTCGACGGCATCCTGGGCACGGCGCTCGGGTTGCTCGCCAGCGCGTTCGCGGCGACCGAGTTCCAGGCTGTGCAGCTGATGCCGGCGGTCATGATCCCGCAACTGCTGCTCTGCGGTCTGCTGGTGCCGCGCGACCGCCTGCCCGGCGTACTGGAGGCGGTCAGCGACGTGCTGCCGCTCTCGTACGCCGTGGACGCGGTCGCCGGTGTTGCGGCCGGCAACGGGTTCGGCAACGGGGCCGGGACCGACGCGCTGGTGGTGGCCGGCTTCATCGTGGGGGCGCTCGTGCTCGGGGCCGCCACGCTCCGGCGCCGTACCGCGTGA
- a CDS encoding ABC transporter ATP-binding protein — MMKNAVECRDVTVVRGEREVLHGVGFDLATGSVTGLLGPSGCGKTTLIRAIVGLQAKVTGDVRVLGLPAGAPKLRGRIGYVTQEPSVYGDLTVTENLRFFAAVLGAGSAEVGRVIDAVDLGSHADVRVDRLSGGQKSRASLAAALLGDPDLLVLDEPTVGLDPVLRRDLWQLFHRLAGDGATLLVSSHVMDEASRCDRLLLMRDGELLADDTPADLLAAAGTADIEQAFLTLIDRKAGAR; from the coding sequence ATGATGAAAAATGCGGTCGAGTGTCGCGACGTCACCGTCGTCCGGGGTGAGCGCGAAGTGCTGCACGGGGTCGGCTTCGATCTCGCCACCGGGTCGGTGACCGGCCTGCTCGGGCCGTCCGGCTGCGGCAAGACCACCCTGATCCGCGCGATCGTCGGCCTGCAGGCCAAGGTCACCGGCGACGTGCGGGTGCTCGGCCTGCCCGCCGGTGCGCCCAAGCTGCGCGGCCGGATCGGCTACGTCACCCAGGAGCCCAGCGTGTACGGCGACCTGACGGTGACCGAGAACCTGCGCTTCTTCGCCGCCGTGCTCGGGGCCGGCTCCGCCGAGGTCGGCCGGGTGATCGACGCCGTCGACCTGGGCAGTCACGCCGACGTCCGGGTGGATCGGCTGTCCGGCGGTCAGAAGTCCCGCGCGTCGCTGGCCGCGGCGCTGCTGGGCGATCCCGACCTGCTCGTGCTCGACGAACCGACGGTCGGCCTCGACCCGGTCCTGCGGCGCGACCTGTGGCAGCTGTTCCACCGGCTCGCCGGGGACGGCGCGACGCTGCTGGTCTCCAGCCACGTGATGGACGAAGCGAGCCGCTGCGACCGTCTCCTGCTGATGCGGGACGGCGAACTGCTCGCCGACGACACTCCCGCCGACCTGCTCGCCGCGGCCGGAACCGCGGACATCGAGCAGGCGTTCCTCACCCTGATCGACCGAAAGGCTGGTGCGCGATGA
- a CDS encoding TetR/AcrR family transcriptional regulator: protein MTARSPGRRPGGPDTRGEILRAARESFAGKGFAATSIRGVARDAGVDAALVHHYFGGKDELFVEAMALPIDPRQVAATILDGPVDDLGRRIVTVFLGVWESPDGQQRMKALLRSMVSSDQVAQLMREGLTRMVIAPVSKALDVPDARLRVSLVASQLVGLALTRYVLELDPITTEPAAELVDRIAPALQHYLTG, encoded by the coding sequence GTGACCGCCCGGTCGCCGGGGCGGCGGCCGGGCGGGCCCGACACCCGCGGGGAGATCCTGCGGGCCGCGCGGGAATCCTTTGCGGGCAAGGGGTTCGCGGCGACGTCGATCCGGGGCGTCGCGCGGGACGCGGGGGTGGACGCGGCCCTGGTGCACCACTACTTCGGTGGCAAGGACGAGCTGTTCGTCGAGGCGATGGCGTTGCCGATCGATCCCCGGCAGGTGGCGGCCACCATTCTCGACGGTCCCGTCGACGACCTGGGCCGGCGGATCGTCACCGTGTTCCTCGGCGTCTGGGAGTCGCCCGACGGCCAGCAACGGATGAAGGCCCTGCTGCGCAGCATGGTCAGCAGCGACCAGGTCGCCCAGCTGATGCGCGAAGGCCTGACCCGGATGGTCATCGCCCCGGTCTCCAAGGCCCTCGACGTCCCCGACGCCCGGCTGCGGGTGAGCCTGGTGGCCAGCCAGCTGGTCGGTCTCGCCCTGACCCGCTACGTGCTCGAGCTGGACCCGATCACCACCGAGCCGGCGGCCGAGCTGGTCGACCGGATCGCTCCCGCCCTGCAGCACTACCTGACCGGCTGA
- a CDS encoding sugar phosphate isomerase/epimerase family protein, translating to MSTRSAAKIGLSTASVYPESTASAFELAARLGYDGIEVMVGIDPLSTQIDAIQRLVEYHQLPVLAIHAPCLLITQRVWGTDPWEKLERSAEAAKDLGADVVVVHPPFRWQRDYARGFVEGIARLEQETGIVFAVENMYPWRAPGKGLQAYAPSWDPTEQSYAHTTLDLSHSSTAEQDCVELAATMGSTLKHVHLTDGTGSAKDEHLVPGRGTQRAADLLNGLANNDFRGHLIIEINTRRASSRSEREVDLIESLEFTRKHFVRTADAARSSRRSGFAVTSDGEVSELTS from the coding sequence ATGAGCACCCGCTCGGCCGCGAAGATCGGCCTGTCCACCGCCTCCGTCTACCCCGAGTCGACCGCCAGCGCGTTCGAGCTGGCCGCCCGGCTCGGGTACGACGGTATCGAGGTGATGGTGGGCATCGACCCGCTGAGCACGCAGATCGACGCGATCCAGCGGCTGGTCGAGTACCACCAGCTGCCGGTCCTCGCGATCCACGCGCCGTGCCTGCTGATCACCCAGCGGGTCTGGGGCACCGACCCGTGGGAGAAGCTCGAGCGCAGCGCCGAGGCCGCCAAGGACCTCGGCGCGGACGTCGTGGTGGTGCACCCGCCGTTCCGCTGGCAGCGCGACTACGCGCGCGGGTTCGTCGAGGGCATCGCCCGGCTGGAGCAGGAGACCGGGATCGTCTTCGCGGTCGAGAACATGTACCCGTGGCGGGCGCCGGGCAAGGGGCTGCAGGCGTACGCGCCGAGCTGGGACCCGACCGAGCAGAGCTACGCGCACACCACGCTCGACCTGTCGCACTCCTCGACCGCCGAGCAGGACTGTGTCGAGCTGGCGGCGACGATGGGCAGCACGCTGAAGCACGTGCACCTGACCGACGGGACCGGGTCGGCCAAGGACGAGCACCTGGTGCCCGGCCGCGGCACGCAGCGGGCCGCCGACCTGCTGAACGGGCTGGCGAACAACGACTTCCGCGGGCACCTCATCATCGAGATCAACACCCGCCGGGCGTCCAGCCGCTCCGAGCGCGAGGTCGACCTGATCGAGTCGCTGGAGTTCACCCGCAAGCACTTCGTGCGCACCGCCGACGCCGCCCGCTCCTCCCGTCGCTCCGGCTTCGCCGTCACCAGCGACGGCGAGGTGTCGGAGCTGACCTCGTGA
- a CDS encoding Ppx/GppA phosphatase family protein: protein MRLGVLDVGSNTVHLLVVDAHRGAAPLPAYSHKTELRLAEHLDAGGNIDRAGADELVSFVQEAAELAEDKGCESVLAFATSALREAPNGETVLERVRTEARVDLQVLSGEDEARLTFLAVRRWFGWSSGRLAVFDIGGGSLEIASGSDEEPTVAVSVPLGAGRLTREGLTTDPPDKDEVKALRKRIRVEMAAVAGDVLRAGRPQRSVATSKTFRSLARICGAAPSDEGPYVPRSLHRDDLAEWMPKLIAMSAAERAELPGVSPGRAGQLMAGALVADAVMDLFDLTLLEVCPWALREGVILSQLDQLQPPSTHA, encoded by the coding sequence ATGCGGCTCGGCGTACTCGACGTGGGATCCAACACCGTCCATCTGCTCGTGGTGGACGCTCATCGTGGTGCCGCGCCGCTGCCGGCGTACTCGCACAAGACCGAGCTGCGGCTGGCCGAGCACCTGGACGCGGGCGGCAACATCGACCGCGCCGGTGCCGACGAGCTGGTCTCCTTCGTGCAGGAGGCGGCCGAGCTGGCCGAGGACAAGGGCTGTGAGTCGGTGCTGGCGTTCGCGACCTCCGCGCTGCGCGAGGCGCCGAACGGCGAGACCGTGCTCGAGCGGGTCCGGACCGAGGCCCGCGTCGACCTGCAGGTGCTCAGCGGCGAGGACGAGGCGCGGCTGACGTTCCTGGCCGTCCGCCGGTGGTTCGGCTGGTCGTCGGGGCGGCTCGCGGTGTTCGACATCGGTGGCGGATCGCTGGAGATCGCGTCCGGTTCCGACGAGGAGCCGACGGTCGCGGTGTCGGTGCCGCTGGGCGCGGGCCGACTGACCCGGGAAGGTCTCACCACCGACCCGCCGGACAAGGACGAGGTCAAGGCCCTGCGCAAGCGGATCCGGGTCGAGATGGCCGCGGTGGCCGGCGACGTGCTGCGGGCCGGCCGGCCGCAGCGCTCGGTGGCGACCAGCAAGACGTTCCGGTCGCTGGCCCGGATCTGCGGCGCCGCCCCGTCCGACGAGGGCCCGTACGTGCCGCGCTCGCTGCACCGCGACGACCTGGCCGAGTGGATGCCGAAGCTGATCGCGATGAGCGCGGCCGAACGCGCCGAGCTGCCCGGCGTCTCGCCCGGCCGGGCCGGCCAGCTGATGGCCGGCGCCCTGGTCGCGGACGCGGTGATGGACCTGTTCGACCTGACCTTGCTCGAGGTCTGCCCGTGGGCGTTGCGCGAAGGTGTCATCCTGTCCCAGCTGGACCAGCTGCAACCCCCGTCAACTCACGCCTAA
- a CDS encoding NAD-dependent epimerase/dehydratase family protein: MRTVVVGGTGHIGTYLVPGLVRAGHEVTVLSRGERTPYRASGEWQQVEMVAADRPAEDAAGTFGPRVAELRPDVVIDLICFTEDSARQLAEALHGKVQHLLHCGTIWVHGPSASVPTREDAPRRPFGDYGVQKAAIETYLLDRARRDGLPVTLIHPGHISGPGWAPVNPAGHLDLGVFEKLARGDELALPNLGLETVQHVHAADVAGVFLAALANRSVAVGESFHAVADGALTLRGYAEGAAAWFGREARLTFLPWDQWRRTVSERDAQLTWDHIAHSPHCSMDKAARLLGFRPRYSALDTTREAVDWLVREGKITT; encoded by the coding sequence ATGCGCACAGTCGTCGTCGGAGGCACCGGTCACATCGGCACCTACCTGGTCCCCGGCCTGGTCCGGGCCGGCCACGAGGTCACCGTGCTCAGCCGCGGCGAACGTACGCCGTACCGGGCGAGCGGCGAGTGGCAGCAGGTGGAGATGGTCGCGGCGGATCGGCCGGCCGAGGACGCCGCGGGAACCTTCGGGCCGCGGGTGGCGGAGCTGCGGCCCGACGTGGTGATCGACCTGATCTGCTTCACCGAGGACAGCGCGCGGCAGCTGGCCGAGGCACTGCACGGGAAGGTCCAGCACCTGTTGCACTGCGGCACGATCTGGGTGCACGGGCCGAGTGCGAGCGTGCCGACCCGGGAGGACGCGCCGCGCCGCCCCTTCGGCGACTACGGCGTGCAGAAGGCGGCGATCGAGACCTACCTGCTGGACCGGGCCCGCCGCGACGGGCTCCCGGTCACGCTGATCCACCCCGGGCACATCAGCGGACCGGGCTGGGCCCCGGTCAACCCGGCCGGCCACCTCGACCTCGGCGTCTTCGAGAAGCTTGCCCGGGGCGACGAGCTGGCGCTGCCGAACCTCGGCCTGGAGACGGTCCAGCACGTGCACGCCGCCGACGTCGCGGGTGTCTTCCTGGCCGCGCTGGCGAACCGGTCGGTCGCGGTCGGCGAGAGCTTCCACGCGGTGGCCGACGGCGCGCTGACGCTGCGCGGGTACGCCGAGGGCGCGGCGGCCTGGTTCGGGCGCGAGGCGCGGCTGACGTTCCTGCCGTGGGACCAGTGGCGGCGGACGGTGTCCGAGCGGGACGCCCAGCTCACCTGGGACCACATCGCCCACAGCCCGCACTGCTCGATGGACAAGGCCGCCCGCCTGCTCGGCTTCCGGCCCCGCTACTCCGCTCTCGACACCACCCGGGAAGCCGTCGACTGGCTCGTCCGGGAAGGCAAGATCACGACTTAG
- a CDS encoding VOC family protein, whose product MRLDHLSYAAGPDGYRATVERLSALLGADFVDGGVHPRFGTVNHILPLENDRYIEVVDVLDHPASDKAPFGQAVRARKELGGGWLGWVVAVRDMERMEKRLGRDAVPGNRHRPDGTNLTWRQIGVKGLMADPQLPFFIHWDDLSQHPSVGGKGIKLTALEIAGDPTRVTDWIGHPADHLLDDLDVAWVGPNGQPGLVAAIFQTPNGIVRL is encoded by the coding sequence ATGCGCTTGGATCATCTGTCGTACGCGGCCGGACCCGACGGGTACCGCGCCACGGTCGAGCGGTTGTCCGCGCTGCTGGGGGCGGACTTCGTCGACGGTGGCGTACATCCGCGGTTCGGGACCGTCAACCACATCCTTCCGCTGGAGAACGACCGCTACATCGAGGTGGTCGACGTGCTCGACCACCCGGCGTCGGACAAGGCACCGTTCGGTCAGGCGGTCCGGGCCCGCAAGGAGCTCGGCGGCGGCTGGCTCGGCTGGGTGGTCGCGGTCCGGGACATGGAGCGGATGGAGAAGCGGCTCGGCCGCGACGCCGTACCGGGCAACCGGCACCGCCCCGACGGGACGAACCTGACCTGGCGGCAGATCGGCGTCAAGGGCCTGATGGCCGATCCGCAGCTGCCCTTCTTCATCCACTGGGACGACCTGTCCCAGCACCCGTCGGTCGGCGGCAAGGGCATCAAGCTGACCGCGCTGGAGATCGCCGGTGACCCGACCCGGGTGACGGACTGGATCGGTCACCCCGCGGACCACCTGCTGGACGACCTCGACGTCGCCTGGGTCGGCCCGAACGGTCAGCCCGGCCTGGTGGCCGCGATCTTCCAGACCCCGAACGGCATCGTCAGGCTGTGA
- a CDS encoding WS/DGAT/MGAT family O-acyltransferase, translating to MTAVGPLDALFLLGEGRDQPMHVGGLLLFELPEGAGQDFVSGLYQDMLAARAVNAVFARRVRQRAVDLGYWSWEPEDDVDLEYHVRLSALPRPGRYRELFELTSRLHGTLLDRRRPLWEMYLIEGVEQRRFALYSKIHHSMLDGVSALRLLQAMLSTDPDRTGMPAPYALPGAGENAPGGATVASVGRAEQKPPLARVAQTAAGVGRAAGGAGRFVAELAGLSSVGMRNAVRAQQSPGAFQAPRTILNQPITGARRFAAQSWARDRLENVRASTGATLNDVMLGMCGGALRSYLLELNALPDKGLTAMVPVSLRGTAADGPGGGNSLATLIADLATDEPDAERRIRRTMESTSHGKAVLSELSPLQNLMIGALGMGSAGPAAVLPGLAGRTPPPYNLVISNVPGPVENPLYWNGSRLLGMYPASVVLNGQALNISVTSYDRQLHFGLTGSRRTVPHLQRLLGHLESALQDLERV from the coding sequence ATGACCGCGGTAGGGCCGCTGGATGCGTTGTTTCTGCTCGGGGAAGGGCGCGACCAGCCCATGCATGTGGGTGGGTTGTTGTTGTTCGAGTTGCCGGAGGGGGCGGGGCAGGACTTCGTGTCCGGGTTGTACCAGGACATGCTTGCGGCGCGGGCGGTCAACGCGGTTTTTGCTCGGCGGGTTCGGCAACGGGCTGTTGATCTCGGGTACTGGTCGTGGGAGCCGGAGGACGACGTCGACCTGGAGTACCACGTTCGGCTGTCCGCGCTGCCGCGGCCGGGACGCTACCGGGAACTCTTCGAGTTGACGTCCCGCCTGCACGGCACGCTGCTGGACCGGCGGCGGCCGCTGTGGGAGATGTACCTGATCGAGGGCGTCGAGCAGCGGCGGTTCGCGCTCTACAGCAAGATCCACCACTCGATGCTGGACGGGGTCAGCGCTCTGCGGTTGCTGCAGGCGATGCTCAGCACCGATCCGGACCGCACCGGCATGCCCGCGCCGTACGCCCTGCCGGGTGCGGGGGAGAACGCGCCAGGCGGGGCGACGGTGGCGTCGGTCGGCAGGGCTGAGCAGAAGCCTCCGCTGGCTCGGGTGGCGCAGACCGCGGCCGGCGTCGGCCGCGCCGCAGGTGGTGCCGGCCGCTTCGTGGCCGAGCTGGCGGGGTTGTCGTCGGTGGGGATGCGCAACGCGGTGCGGGCGCAGCAATCGCCCGGAGCGTTCCAGGCTCCGCGCACGATCCTCAACCAGCCGATCACCGGCGCCCGGCGGTTCGCGGCGCAGTCCTGGGCGAGGGATCGGCTGGAGAACGTCCGCGCCAGCACCGGCGCTACCCTGAACGACGTCATGCTCGGCATGTGCGGCGGCGCCCTGCGCTCCTACCTGCTCGAGCTGAACGCCCTTCCCGACAAAGGTTTGACGGCCATGGTCCCGGTGTCCCTGCGCGGTACGGCCGCGGACGGCCCAGGCGGCGGCAACTCACTCGCAACGCTGATCGCCGACCTGGCGACCGACGAGCCCGACGCGGAGCGCCGAATCCGCCGCACGATGGAGTCCACCAGTCACGGCAAGGCGGTGCTGTCCGAACTGAGCCCCTTGCAGAACCTGATGATCGGCGCCCTGGGCATGGGCTCGGCCGGACCAGCCGCAGTACTGCCCGGACTCGCCGGTCGCACTCCGCCGCCGTACAACCTGGTGATCTCCAACGTTCCCGGGCCGGTCGAGAATCCCCTGTACTGGAACGGCTCGCGCCTGCTCGGAATGTACCCGGCGTCCGTCGTGCTCAACGGCCAGGCGCTCAACATCAGCGTCACCAGCTACGACCGCCAGCTCCACTTCGGCCTCACCGGCAGCCGCCGTACCGTGCCGCACCTCCAGCGCCTGCTCGGCCACCTGGAGAGCGCACTGCAAGACCTGGAGCGGGTCTAG
- a CDS encoding beta-N-acetylhexosaminidase: protein MPDIAIVPAPRELVVDDARWVTADPVADAVRTVVENLGETEYRIDVQADGARLSGGSEDALRWAETTYRQLLDAAEPAGDGEVAVPAVRIADAPRFGWRGLMLDVARHFMPKEFVLKVVDVVALHRMNVLHLHLTDDQGWRVQIDAFPQLTEIGAWRPETMVGKMEHHQTEFEYDGTRHGGFYTKDDLREIVAYAAERGITVVPEIDLPGHMQAAIAAYPELGNHPDRQLGVRQVWGISEDVLNVNDATVDFVRTVLREVLEIFPGPYIHLGGDECPAVQWRESEAAQQRQAELGLTEAGQLQGWFTAQVASVLAEQNRRLVGWDEMVETDCPKDAVIMAWRGPDRGEVAAKAGHDVVMAPNQSVYFDYYQGDPATEPLAIGHFTPLEKVYDFEVLPPGLTAEEQARIVGTQCQVWTEYMEDPEQVGYMLLPRLCAFAERAWGSPKTPYDEFLTRLRPHLTRIEALGLNYRPLDR, encoded by the coding sequence ATGCCCGATATCGCGATCGTCCCCGCCCCGCGTGAGCTCGTCGTCGACGACGCCCGCTGGGTCACCGCCGACCCGGTCGCCGACGCGGTCCGGACGGTGGTGGAGAACCTCGGCGAGACCGAGTACCGGATCGACGTGCAAGCCGACGGGGCCCGGCTGTCCGGCGGCTCGGAGGACGCGCTGCGCTGGGCGGAGACGACGTACCGGCAGTTGCTGGACGCCGCCGAGCCGGCCGGCGACGGCGAGGTCGCGGTGCCCGCGGTCCGGATCGCCGACGCGCCGCGGTTCGGCTGGCGCGGCCTGATGCTCGACGTCGCGCGGCACTTCATGCCGAAGGAGTTCGTGCTCAAGGTCGTCGACGTGGTCGCGCTGCACCGGATGAACGTGCTGCACCTGCACCTCACCGACGACCAGGGCTGGCGGGTCCAGATCGACGCCTTCCCCCAGCTGACCGAGATCGGTGCCTGGCGGCCGGAAACCATGGTCGGCAAGATGGAGCACCACCAGACCGAGTTCGAGTACGACGGCACCCGGCACGGCGGCTTCTACACCAAGGACGACCTGCGCGAGATCGTCGCGTACGCCGCCGAGCGCGGCATCACCGTGGTTCCGGAGATCGACCTGCCCGGGCACATGCAGGCGGCGATCGCGGCGTACCCGGAGCTCGGCAACCACCCCGACCGGCAGCTCGGCGTCCGGCAGGTCTGGGGCATCAGCGAGGACGTGCTGAACGTGAACGACGCGACCGTCGACTTCGTGCGCACGGTGCTGCGCGAGGTGCTGGAGATCTTCCCCGGCCCGTACATCCACCTCGGCGGGGACGAGTGCCCGGCCGTTCAGTGGCGCGAGTCGGAGGCCGCGCAGCAGCGGCAGGCCGAGCTCGGGCTGACCGAGGCCGGTCAGCTGCAGGGCTGGTTCACCGCGCAGGTGGCGTCGGTGCTGGCCGAGCAGAACCGGCGACTGGTCGGCTGGGACGAGATGGTCGAGACCGACTGCCCGAAGGACGCGGTGATCATGGCCTGGCGGGGCCCGGACCGCGGCGAGGTGGCCGCAAAGGCCGGCCACGACGTGGTGATGGCGCCGAACCAGTCGGTGTACTTCGACTACTACCAGGGCGACCCGGCGACCGAGCCGCTGGCGATCGGCCACTTCACCCCGCTGGAGAAGGTGTACGACTTCGAGGTGCTTCCGCCCGGCCTGACCGCCGAGGAGCAGGCCCGGATCGTCGGCACCCAGTGCCAGGTCTGGACGGAGTACATGGAGGACCCCGAGCAGGTCGGCTACATGCTGCTGCCCCGCCTCTGCGCCTTCGCCGAACGCGCCTGGGGCTCCCCCAAGACCCCGTACGACGAGTTCCTGACCCGGCTCCGGCCCCACCTCACCCGCATCGAAGCCCTCGGCCTGAACTACCGCCCGCTGGACCGGTAG